Proteins from one Gossypium raimondii isolate GPD5lz chromosome 8, ASM2569854v1, whole genome shotgun sequence genomic window:
- the LOC105792454 gene encoding aspartic proteinase isoform X2 gives MHASFHFYDYQSLAVTSMTLQLTLSFSLCHVSGLSLNMAHKLVQVTLCLWVFTSLLLPSPTAGLYRVSLKKQRLNLNRFKAARIAMSGGGMLHNYGSSDGEVIPLKNYMDAQYYGVIAIGSPPQNFTVLFDTGSSNLWVPSSKCYFSIACYFHSKYKSSRSSTYTKIGKPCEINYGSGSISGFFSQDNVEVGGVVVRDQVFVEATREGSFPTFVLAKFDGILGLGFQEISVGNATPVWYNMLNQDVVREDVFSFWLNRDPSANEGGELVFGGVDPKHYKGKHTYVPVTRKGYWQFDMGDFLIGNNSTGVCEGGCAAIVDSGTSLLAGPTAVVTEINHAIGAEGVVSAECKEVVSQYGDLIWELLVSGVQPDKVCTQIGLCVLNGTRYMSGIKTVVEKENMEGLSAGDQLLCTTCQMTVFWIQSQLKQKGTKDTVLNYVNELCQSLPSPMGESVIDCARISLMPDITFIIGDKPFKLTPDQYIVKMGEGITTVCVSGFMALDVSPPRGPLWILGDVFMGVYHTVFDYGNLEIGFAEAA, from the exons ATGCATGCTAGTTTTCACTTCTATGACTACCAATCATTGGCAGTCACGAGCATGACTCTTCAATTGACTCTCTCCTTCTCTCTCTGTCATGTGTCAGGACTTTCACTAAACATGGCGCACAAACTTGTTCAAGTGACTTTGTGTTTGTGGGTTTTTACAAGCTTACTTCTCCCCTCTCCCACTGCTGGCCTATACCGGGTTAGTTTGAAGAAACAAAGATTGAATCTTAATAGATTTAAGGCTGCTAGAATTGCAATGAGTGGAGGGGGTATGCTTCATAACTATGGAAGTTCAGATGGAGAAGTAATACCTCTAAAAAACTACATGGATGCCCAATATTATGGAGTGATAGCCATTGGCTCACCTCCACAAAACTTCACCGTCTTATTTGACACTGGCAGTTCCAATCTGTGGGTTCCTTCTTCCAAGTGCTACTTCTCT ATTGCTTGCTATTTCCATTCAAAGTACAAGTCTAGCCGGTCAAGTACATACACAAAGATTG GAAAACcttgtgaaataaattatggGTCTGGATCAATATCTGGCTTCTTCAGTCAAGACAATGTTGAAGTTGGGGGTGTAGTCGTCAGGGATCAA GTTTTCGTTGAGGCTACCAGAGAAGGAAGTTTCCCTACATTTGTTTTGGCAAAGTTTGATGGAATCCTTGGGCTTGGATTCCAGGAGATTTCAGTGGGGAATGCTACTCCAGTGTG GTACAACATGTTGAACCAAGATGTTGTAAGAGAGGACGTGTTTTCATTCTGGCTCAACAGGGATCCCTCGGCCAATGAGGGAGGAGAACTTGTTTTTGGCGGTGTTGACCCTAAACACTATAAGGGCAAGCATACTTATGTTCCTGTTACTCGAAAAGGCTACTGGCAG TTTGATATGGGGGACTTTCTCATTGGAAACAATTCCACAG GTGTTTGTGAGGGAGGTTGTGCTGCTATTGTGGATTCTGGAACATCCTTACTAGCCGGCCCCACG GCAGTTGTTACTGAAATCAATCATGCCATTGGAGCTGAAGGTGTGGTTAGTGCTGAATGTAAAGAAGTTGTCTCTCAATATGGGGACCTAATATGGGAGCTCTTAGTATCAGGG GTACAACCAGACAAAGTCTGTACTCAGATTGGCTTATGTGTTTTAAATGGGACTCGCTATATGAG CGGAATTAAAACAGTGGTTGAGAAGGAAAACATGGAGGGGTTGTCAGCTGGGGACCAACTGTTGTGCACCACCTGTCAGATGACTGTTTTTTGGATTCAGAGTCAGCTTAAACAAAAGGGCACAAAAGACACAGTTCTCAACTACGTGAATGAG CTATGCCAGAGCCTACCAAGTCCAATGGGAGAATCAGTAATTGACTGTGCTAGGATTTCATTGATGCCAGATATTACATTCATAATAGGAGACAAACCTTTTAAGCTCACTCCGGACCAG TATATTGTGAAGATGGGAGAAGGTATTACCACAGTGTGTGTGAGTGGATTTATGGCTCTGGATGTCTCCCCACCAAGAGGTCCTCTATG GATTCTTGGAGATGTATTCATGGGGGTATATCATACCGTATTTGACTACGGTAATCTTGAAATTGGTTTTGCAGAAGCTGCTTAG
- the LOC105792454 gene encoding aspartic proteinase isoform X1 — MHASFHFYDYQSLAVTSMTLQLTLSFSLCHVSGLSLNMAHKLVQVTLCLWVFTSLLLPSPTAGLYRVSLKKQRLNLNRFKAARIAMSGGGMLHNYGSSDGEVIPLKNYMDAQYYGVIAIGSPPQNFTVLFDTGSSNLWVPSSKCYFSIACYFHSKYKSSRSSTYTKIGKPCEINYGSGSISGFFSQDNVEVGGVVVRDQVFVEATREGSFPTFVLAKFDGILGLGFQEISVGNATPVWYNMLNQDVVREDVFSFWLNRDPSANEGGELVFGGVDPKHYKGKHTYVPVTRKGYWQFDMGDFLIGNNSTGVCEGGCAAIVDSGTSLLAGPTAVVTEINHAIGAEGVVSAECKEVVSQYGDLIWELLVSGVQPDKVCTQIGLCVLNGTRYMSSGIKTVVEKENMEGLSAGDQLLCTTCQMTVFWIQSQLKQKGTKDTVLNYVNELCQSLPSPMGESVIDCARISLMPDITFIIGDKPFKLTPDQYIVKMGEGITTVCVSGFMALDVSPPRGPLWILGDVFMGVYHTVFDYGNLEIGFAEAA; from the exons ATGCATGCTAGTTTTCACTTCTATGACTACCAATCATTGGCAGTCACGAGCATGACTCTTCAATTGACTCTCTCCTTCTCTCTCTGTCATGTGTCAGGACTTTCACTAAACATGGCGCACAAACTTGTTCAAGTGACTTTGTGTTTGTGGGTTTTTACAAGCTTACTTCTCCCCTCTCCCACTGCTGGCCTATACCGGGTTAGTTTGAAGAAACAAAGATTGAATCTTAATAGATTTAAGGCTGCTAGAATTGCAATGAGTGGAGGGGGTATGCTTCATAACTATGGAAGTTCAGATGGAGAAGTAATACCTCTAAAAAACTACATGGATGCCCAATATTATGGAGTGATAGCCATTGGCTCACCTCCACAAAACTTCACCGTCTTATTTGACACTGGCAGTTCCAATCTGTGGGTTCCTTCTTCCAAGTGCTACTTCTCT ATTGCTTGCTATTTCCATTCAAAGTACAAGTCTAGCCGGTCAAGTACATACACAAAGATTG GAAAACcttgtgaaataaattatggGTCTGGATCAATATCTGGCTTCTTCAGTCAAGACAATGTTGAAGTTGGGGGTGTAGTCGTCAGGGATCAA GTTTTCGTTGAGGCTACCAGAGAAGGAAGTTTCCCTACATTTGTTTTGGCAAAGTTTGATGGAATCCTTGGGCTTGGATTCCAGGAGATTTCAGTGGGGAATGCTACTCCAGTGTG GTACAACATGTTGAACCAAGATGTTGTAAGAGAGGACGTGTTTTCATTCTGGCTCAACAGGGATCCCTCGGCCAATGAGGGAGGAGAACTTGTTTTTGGCGGTGTTGACCCTAAACACTATAAGGGCAAGCATACTTATGTTCCTGTTACTCGAAAAGGCTACTGGCAG TTTGATATGGGGGACTTTCTCATTGGAAACAATTCCACAG GTGTTTGTGAGGGAGGTTGTGCTGCTATTGTGGATTCTGGAACATCCTTACTAGCCGGCCCCACG GCAGTTGTTACTGAAATCAATCATGCCATTGGAGCTGAAGGTGTGGTTAGTGCTGAATGTAAAGAAGTTGTCTCTCAATATGGGGACCTAATATGGGAGCTCTTAGTATCAGGG GTACAACCAGACAAAGTCTGTACTCAGATTGGCTTATGTGTTTTAAATGGGACTCGCTATATGAG CAGCGGAATTAAAACAGTGGTTGAGAAGGAAAACATGGAGGGGTTGTCAGCTGGGGACCAACTGTTGTGCACCACCTGTCAGATGACTGTTTTTTGGATTCAGAGTCAGCTTAAACAAAAGGGCACAAAAGACACAGTTCTCAACTACGTGAATGAG CTATGCCAGAGCCTACCAAGTCCAATGGGAGAATCAGTAATTGACTGTGCTAGGATTTCATTGATGCCAGATATTACATTCATAATAGGAGACAAACCTTTTAAGCTCACTCCGGACCAG TATATTGTGAAGATGGGAGAAGGTATTACCACAGTGTGTGTGAGTGGATTTATGGCTCTGGATGTCTCCCCACCAAGAGGTCCTCTATG GATTCTTGGAGATGTATTCATGGGGGTATATCATACCGTATTTGACTACGGTAATCTTGAAATTGGTTTTGCAGAAGCTGCTTAG
- the LOC105792454 gene encoding aspartic proteinase isoform X3, with protein MAHKLVQVTLCLWVFTSLLLPSPTAGLYRVSLKKQRLNLNRFKAARIAMSGGGMLHNYGSSDGEVIPLKNYMDAQYYGVIAIGSPPQNFTVLFDTGSSNLWVPSSKCYFSIACYFHSKYKSSRSSTYTKIGKPCEINYGSGSISGFFSQDNVEVGGVVVRDQVFVEATREGSFPTFVLAKFDGILGLGFQEISVGNATPVWYNMLNQDVVREDVFSFWLNRDPSANEGGELVFGGVDPKHYKGKHTYVPVTRKGYWQFDMGDFLIGNNSTGVCEGGCAAIVDSGTSLLAGPTAVVTEINHAIGAEGVVSAECKEVVSQYGDLIWELLVSGVQPDKVCTQIGLCVLNGTRYMSSGIKTVVEKENMEGLSAGDQLLCTTCQMTVFWIQSQLKQKGTKDTVLNYVNELCQSLPSPMGESVIDCARISLMPDITFIIGDKPFKLTPDQYIVKMGEGITTVCVSGFMALDVSPPRGPLWILGDVFMGVYHTVFDYGNLEIGFAEAA; from the exons ATGGCGCACAAACTTGTTCAAGTGACTTTGTGTTTGTGGGTTTTTACAAGCTTACTTCTCCCCTCTCCCACTGCTGGCCTATACCGGGTTAGTTTGAAGAAACAAAGATTGAATCTTAATAGATTTAAGGCTGCTAGAATTGCAATGAGTGGAGGGGGTATGCTTCATAACTATGGAAGTTCAGATGGAGAAGTAATACCTCTAAAAAACTACATGGATGCCCAATATTATGGAGTGATAGCCATTGGCTCACCTCCACAAAACTTCACCGTCTTATTTGACACTGGCAGTTCCAATCTGTGGGTTCCTTCTTCCAAGTGCTACTTCTCT ATTGCTTGCTATTTCCATTCAAAGTACAAGTCTAGCCGGTCAAGTACATACACAAAGATTG GAAAACcttgtgaaataaattatggGTCTGGATCAATATCTGGCTTCTTCAGTCAAGACAATGTTGAAGTTGGGGGTGTAGTCGTCAGGGATCAA GTTTTCGTTGAGGCTACCAGAGAAGGAAGTTTCCCTACATTTGTTTTGGCAAAGTTTGATGGAATCCTTGGGCTTGGATTCCAGGAGATTTCAGTGGGGAATGCTACTCCAGTGTG GTACAACATGTTGAACCAAGATGTTGTAAGAGAGGACGTGTTTTCATTCTGGCTCAACAGGGATCCCTCGGCCAATGAGGGAGGAGAACTTGTTTTTGGCGGTGTTGACCCTAAACACTATAAGGGCAAGCATACTTATGTTCCTGTTACTCGAAAAGGCTACTGGCAG TTTGATATGGGGGACTTTCTCATTGGAAACAATTCCACAG GTGTTTGTGAGGGAGGTTGTGCTGCTATTGTGGATTCTGGAACATCCTTACTAGCCGGCCCCACG GCAGTTGTTACTGAAATCAATCATGCCATTGGAGCTGAAGGTGTGGTTAGTGCTGAATGTAAAGAAGTTGTCTCTCAATATGGGGACCTAATATGGGAGCTCTTAGTATCAGGG GTACAACCAGACAAAGTCTGTACTCAGATTGGCTTATGTGTTTTAAATGGGACTCGCTATATGAG CAGCGGAATTAAAACAGTGGTTGAGAAGGAAAACATGGAGGGGTTGTCAGCTGGGGACCAACTGTTGTGCACCACCTGTCAGATGACTGTTTTTTGGATTCAGAGTCAGCTTAAACAAAAGGGCACAAAAGACACAGTTCTCAACTACGTGAATGAG CTATGCCAGAGCCTACCAAGTCCAATGGGAGAATCAGTAATTGACTGTGCTAGGATTTCATTGATGCCAGATATTACATTCATAATAGGAGACAAACCTTTTAAGCTCACTCCGGACCAG TATATTGTGAAGATGGGAGAAGGTATTACCACAGTGTGTGTGAGTGGATTTATGGCTCTGGATGTCTCCCCACCAAGAGGTCCTCTATG GATTCTTGGAGATGTATTCATGGGGGTATATCATACCGTATTTGACTACGGTAATCTTGAAATTGGTTTTGCAGAAGCTGCTTAG